A window of Juglans regia cultivar Chandler chromosome 7, Walnut 2.0, whole genome shotgun sequence contains these coding sequences:
- the LOC109019340 gene encoding LOW QUALITY PROTEIN: AT-rich interactive domain-containing protein 1-like (The sequence of the model RefSeq protein was modified relative to this genomic sequence to represent the inferred CDS: inserted 1 base in 1 codon; deleted 2 bases in 1 codon): MAGWWMLAHDGSALDCAKSPRKKLKQNVFWVDLEQALEGSEKASRTCVEGEREPEKLRCEFKYFLRGIRKEICAEDPLPLLPPMFEDGRRVNLLKLFWVMRERGGCDAVSEKXLWIQVAKESGLLGSDLSAPVKLVYVKYLDILERWLKRAVENKGFECGLSEDVLVGISWTVSLGLKLLQQKFRKKKKNDEEYPHLESASEEVDSNGSEKCIGDEGLSALDLVGRIDDGDNFCNEVEGEVIVLNGDGNDVIDEKKTCLDSSESAANEQGGGNLCFNIVVNSLVAELDAGKGCDVDDDGAVVLDPENFCGKRKRESLCGMLNWVMGVAKNPCDPAVGSLPERSKWKSHGKEMMWKQVLLAREAIFLKMRVDSNADQWQRTQKMHPCMYDDQFGSNYNFRERSKRCKKRHSEKMMSQTQACSESPSATQSDLDKTSCTEGVENGINNQLLGTSDSFTEDSGLDKYVPKRKSWRPCYKAEVQDWNGVTSESDLKWLGTRVWPLEKVDQRYIIERDPIGKGRQDSCGCEVPASIECVRFHVAEKRLRVKRELGLAYYQWEFHKMGEEVQLLWTEEEQQKFKAILDSNRPTLQRCFWDQNFQCFPTRSRADLVSYYFNVFLLERRGYQNRLTPNIIDSDDEELESGLSANVSGHEADKLQTSIFYSPKKPHTNFR; encoded by the exons ATGGCAGGGTGGTGGATGCTAGCTCATGATGGGTCTGCTTTAGATTGTGCCAAATCCCCAAGAAAGAAGCTCAAGCAGAACGTCTTCTGGGTCGATCTTGAACAGGCTCTGGAAGGGTCTGAGAAGGCCTCGAGAACCTGTGTTGAAGGCGAACGAGAACCTGAGAAGCTCCGATGCGAGTTCAAATACTTTCTTCGAGGTATCCGCAAGGAGATCTGCGCCGAAGACCCTCTTCCGCTTCTACCTCCGATGTTTGAAGATGGGCGACGCGTGAATTTGCTCAAGCTTTTCTGGGTTATGAGAGAGAGGGGTGGGTGCGATGCTGTTTCGGAAA AGTTGTGGATTCAGGTGGCCAAAGAGTCCGGGTTGTTGGGTTCGGATCTTTCCGCGCCGGTGAAATTAGTTTACGTCAAGTATCTGGATATTTTAGAGAGATGGTTGAAGCGGGCTGTCGAAAATAAGGGCTTCGAATGCGGTTTGAGTGAAGACGTTTTGGTGGGTATTTCATGGACTGTCAGCCTGGGCTTAAAGCTATTACAGCAAAAGTTCCgg aagaagaagaagaacgatGAAGAGTACCCGCATCTGGAGTCAGCGTCTGAGGAGGTGGATTCGAATGGAAGCGAAAAATGTATTGGTGATGAGGGATTGTCAGCTTTGGATTTGGTGGGAAGGATTGATGATGGTGACAATTTTTGCAATGAAGTAGAAGGAGAGGTGATAGTGTTGAATGGGGACGGGAATGATGTTATAGATGAGAAAAAGACGTGTTTGGATTCGAGTGAGAGTGCTGCGAATGAACAGGGTGGTGGAAATTTGTGTTTCAATATTGTGGTAAATAGTTTGGTAGCTGAGTTGGATGCAGGGAAGGGATGCGACGTTGATGACGATGGTGCGGTGGTTTTGGACCCAGAGAATTTTTGTGGTAAGAGGAAGCGGGAGTCCCTGTGTGGAATGCTCAACTGGGTTATGGGGGTGGCAAAGAATCCTTGTGATCCTGCCGTTGGTTCTTTACCGGAACGGTCCAAGTGGAAGTCTCATGGTAAGGAAATGATGTGGAAGCAGGTTTTGTTGGCTCGGGAGGCCATCTTTCTGAAAATGCGGGTTGATTCGAATGCTGACCAATGGCAG AGAACTCAGAAGATGCATCCATGCATGTATGACGATCAATTTGGCTCAAATTACAATTTTAGAGAGAGATCAAAACGTTGCAAGAAGCGTCATTCTGAGAAAATGATGTCTCAGACACAAGCTTGTTCTGAGTCACCCTCAGCCACTCAAAGTGACTTGGACAAAACTTCTTGTACAGAAGGGGTGGAAAACGGAATCAACAATCAGTTACTTGGAACCTCTGATTCGTTTACAGAAGATTCAGGACTTGATAAATATGTCCCAAAACGCAAATCTTGGAGGCCTTGTTATAAAGCTGAAGTGCAGGATTGGAATGGTGTGACTTCTGAAAGTGACCTTAAGTGGTTGGGCACCCGAGTTTGGCCATTAGAAAAAGTGGATCAGAGATATATCATTGAAAGGGATCCAATTGGTAAGGGAAGGCAAGATTCATGCGGCTGTGAAGTGCCTGCTTCTATTGAATGTGTCAGGTTTCATGTTGCTGAGAAAAGGCTGAGAGTGAAGCGGGAATTAGGCTTAGCTTACTATCAATGGGAATTCCATAAAATGGGCGAGGAAGTTCAACTTTTGTGGACAGAGGAAGAACAACAGAAATTTAAGGCCATACTGGATTCGAATCGTCCAACTCTACAGAGGTGTTTCTGGGATCAAAATTTCCAGTGTTTTCCTACCAGGAGCAGGGCAGATTTGGTAAGCTACTACTTCAATGTCTTTCTTCTGGAGCGCAGAGGATACCAGAATAGATTGACCCCAAATATCATCGACAGTGATGATGAGGAATTAGAATCTGGATTGTCGGCTAATGTTAGTGGACATGAAGCAGACAAGTTACAAACCTCCATCTTTTATTCCCCAAAAAAGCCACATACAAACTTTAGATAA
- the LOC109021528 gene encoding ubiquitin-conjugating enzyme E2 4-like gives MSSPSKRREMDLMKLMMGDYKVEMINDGMQEFYVDFNGPSESPYHGGVWRIRVELPDAYPYKSPSIGFVNKIYHPNIDEMSGSVCLDVINQSWSPMFDLVNVFEVFLPQLLLYPNPSSPLNGEAAALMMRDRAAYEQRVKEYREKYAKPEDIGAAPEEKSSDEELSEDESDSSDEQVAGKADP, from the exons atgTCTTCCCCAAGCAAACGCCGAGAGATGGACTTGATGAAACT gATGATGGGCGACTACAAGGTAGAGATGATCAATGATGGCATGCAAGAGTTCTATGTTGATTTCAATGGACCCAGTGAGA GTCCTTATCATGGAGGTGTGTGGAGGATAAGAGTTGAGTTACCAGATGCTTATCCATATAAATCTCCCTCCATAGGCTTCGTTAATAAGATCTACCACCCAAACATTGATGAGAT GTCAGGTTCAGTTTGTTTAGATGTTATAAATCAAAGCTGGAGCCCCATGTTTG ATCTTGTAAATGTATTTGAAGTATTCCTACCACAACTTCTGCTGTACCCCAATCCATCAAGCCCTTTGAATGGAGAGGCTGCAGCTTTGATGATGCGTGACCGAGCTGCTTATGAACAAAGAGTTAAAG AATACCGCGAGAAGTATGCGAAGCCGGAAGACATTGGAGCTGCCCCAGAAGAAAAATCTAGTGATGAGGAGCTGAGTGAAGATGAATCTGATTCCAGTGATGAGCAAGTGGCAGGAAAAGCAGATCCATAG
- the LOC109014737 gene encoding uncharacterized protein At4g02000-like yields MEDDLADKWKSFSLSEVEQADVGIQDSLQGSIDDHKDYCLIFSLLTRKFFNKEAFKSVMRTVWSPVKGVKFFDLGENVFLAQFADQGDKKKVCLNSPWSFNKNLVLLMDYVGDVQSSRIKMHFASFWVRLYDLPLMGMNSETARSIGESIGNVEDIDLYSQSPGWGVFLRVRIRLDVCCPLPSVKRLCLRNGEVLWVHLKYERLPNFCYYCGKLGHSDRDCELWVLKRALFEKDGFPYGVWLRAEGRNSTNGQRKSFSRVLP; encoded by the coding sequence ATGGAGGACGATTTGGCGGATAAATGGAAGTCCTTTTCTCTGTCTGAAGTTGAGCAGGCGGATGTTGGTATTCAAGACTCGCTGCAGGGGTCCATTGATGATCATAAAGACTATTGCCTCATATTCAGTTTACTCACCCGTAAATTCTTTAATAAGGAGGCCTTTAAGTCGGTTATGCGCACTGTTTGGAGTCCTGTGAAAGGGGTAAAATTCTTTGATTTGGGTGAGAATGTTTTTCTTGCTCAGTTCGCTGATCAGGGTGATAAGAAGAAGGTTTGTCTTAATAGTCCATGGTCCTTCAATAAGAATTTGGTGTTGCTCATGGACTATGTTGGTGATGTTCAATCGTCAAGAATAAAGATGCATTTCGCTTCCTTTTGGGTCCGATTATATGATTTGCCTCTAATGGGGATGAATTCTGAAACAGCACGTAGCATTGGGGAGTCGATTGGTAATGTTGAAGACATTGATTTGTATAGTCAATCTCCTGGATGGGGAGTGTTTTTGAGGGTGCGCATTCGACTTGATGTCTGTTGTCCTTTGCCCAGTGTTAAGCGTCTCTGTTTGAGGAATGGTGAGGTTCTATGGGTACATTTGAAATACGAGCGACTGCCCAACTTTTGTTACTATTGTGGGAAGTTAGGGCATTCAGATAGAGACTGTGAGTTATGGGTGTTGAAGAGGGCTTTATTTGAGAAGGATGGATTTCCCTATGGAGTTTGGCTGCGTGCGGAAGGAAGAAATTCTACAAATGGGCAACGTAAATCTTTTTCACGAGTTTTACCTTAG